The Candidatus Poribacteria bacterium genome contains a region encoding:
- a CDS encoding D-2-hydroxyacid dehydrogenase: MKILLQGRVEGELLQRLESIVGDEHTYVAPDSREALIEEGKDADIFYGYCSEDLFPHFPNIKWIQSSSAGMDRHMYPALRESDVLLTNAAGLYGTHVADQAFALLLGLARGIHESVRNQDNHQWGGARTMPMIEIDGFKIGIVGMGGIGMQMAKRAKGFDMHVIAVDAYRTDKPDNVDELVPMDQLSNMMSQVDVVMIACPLTEETRGLINKDNLSVMQPTAFFINVARGPIVNEPDLIEILQAGKIAAAGLDVTEVEPLQEDSPLWDFDNVIISPHSAGGSQHRMRRITEFFLDNLERYLKGEELKNVVNKQLGF, from the coding sequence ATGAAAATTCTACTTCAAGGACGTGTTGAAGGTGAACTCCTCCAGAGATTGGAAAGTATCGTCGGTGATGAACACACCTACGTTGCTCCAGATTCACGCGAGGCACTGATTGAGGAAGGCAAAGATGCCGATATCTTCTACGGCTACTGTAGCGAGGACCTTTTCCCGCACTTTCCGAACATCAAATGGATCCAATCTTCCAGTGCAGGCATGGACCGGCACATGTATCCCGCGCTCCGTGAGAGTGATGTTCTTTTGACAAACGCTGCTGGCTTATATGGAACGCATGTTGCTGACCAAGCGTTCGCACTCCTGCTCGGCTTGGCGCGTGGTATTCATGAATCCGTTCGGAATCAGGACAACCACCAATGGGGCGGTGCAAGGACAATGCCGATGATCGAGATTGACGGGTTCAAGATCGGTATCGTTGGGATGGGTGGCATCGGGATGCAGATGGCAAAACGCGCAAAAGGGTTCGATATGCACGTTATCGCTGTCGATGCCTACCGCACCGATAAACCGGATAACGTCGATGAATTGGTGCCGATGGATCAACTCTCAAACATGATGAGTCAAGTGGATGTCGTGATGATTGCGTGTCCGTTGACTGAAGAGACACGGGGTCTTATCAATAAGGATAACCTATCAGTGATGCAACCGACAGCGTTTTTTATTAATGTCGCTCGCGGACCGATCGTCAACGAACCCGATTTGATTGAGATTCTACAAGCCGGTAAAATCGCTGCGGCTGGTTTAGATGTAACTGAGGTCGAGCCTCTCCAAGAAGACAGCCCATTGTGGGATTTTGACAACGTTATCATTTCGCCACATTCCGCAGGTGGTTCACAGCACCGCATGCGCCGTATCACCGAGTTCTTCTTGGATAACTTGGAACGGTACCTGAAGGGTGAGGAACTGAAGAACGTTGTAAATAAGCAGCTTGGATTTTAG